From one Chanodichthys erythropterus isolate Z2021 chromosome 3, ASM2448905v1, whole genome shotgun sequence genomic stretch:
- the vasnb gene encoding vasorin b produces MKLFLPLLLPLLFYQLLSSLVLANTCPKDCNCPAQDSIFCFSRKDTKMPSKVPTMAKNLYVFKNGIESLSQDDFVDLDSLEMLDLSQNKLTELPDRVFEPLSSLHNLDLSANQIAHISKESFAGLELLERLYLYSNLIESIHPAAFDGLQQLLELKLQGNKLTIMPALKLPHLLLLDLRFNSIPSPGPNDLQTPKLESLKLGGLGLSSLNEELLGSFKNLHELDISNNQLTTFPGVLREARGLVVLSLAGNPIGPVKWEDFEKLSELVDLDISNLSLQGLPETLSQLFPHLERLSVAENPFNCLCNLAWFPSWLRNKKIQLGRTEETRCHFPPFNSGKVLERLGHREFGCPITTTVTTRTVKSTAVPPAPVTSLPSTTHAVLPAKPSDNPSTKTNDDPPPPTPSTSIDPDLRSIFCPTNICLNGGTCWLDNEANFECICQPGTSGTYCQEVENLPPNDFPTIIGTMEPEITATFVTSSSILLDLHRYIDRRPHIRGVKLTYKNLSGLDKRPIQITVPPTYPEYTLRGLHPNSTYSVCASPMGEPGSVDRVCTEAQTVSQQPTPTGARQVDPKLTTMLIPAVAILLLLVLIAVAVGVACYMHKKKSKGHPDLECDPSQLELEGMDNGALPQKLEIISCPSTAQNGGLDYEVPLMQDHCTANNNMNSLKPLYF; encoded by the coding sequence ATGAAGCTCTTCCTCCCTCTACTGCTGCCCCTCCTCTTCTATCAACTCTTGTCATCCCTGGTATTGGCCAACACTTGTCCGAAGGACTGTAACTGCCCAGCCCAAGACTCCATATTCTGCTTTAGCCGCAAAGACACTAAAATGCCCAGCAAAGTTCCTACAATGGCTAAGAATCTCTATGTGTTCAAGAACGGCATTGAGTCCCTTTCCCAAGATGATTTTGTTGATTTGGATAGCCTGGAGATGTTGGATCTAAGTCAGAACAAGTTGACCGAACTGCCAGATCGCGTGTTTGAACCACTATCTTCTCTACATAACCTGGACCTGTCGGCTAACCAGATTGCTCACATATCCAAGGAAAGCTTTGCTGGACTGGAACTTCTGGAGAGGCTATATCTCTACAGCAACCTCATCGAGAGCATACATCCTGCTGCTTTTGATGGACTACAACAGCTACTGGAGCTCAAGCTGCAAGGAAACAAACTGACAATAATGCCTGCTCTGAAACTGCCCCATCTGCTTCTGCTAGACTTACGGTTTAACAGCATCCCCTCACCAGGGCCCAACGACCTCCAGACGCCCAAGTTGGAGTCACTGAAACTGGGTGGGCTGGGGCTTAGCAGTCTGAACGAGGAGCTCTTAGGAAGCTTCAAGAACCTCCATGAGCTTGACATCTCCAACAATCAGTTAACAACTTTTCCAGGAGTGTTGCGGGAAGCAAGGGGCTTGGTTGTTCTCAGTTTGGCTGGGAATCCCATTGGACCTGTGAAGTGGGAAGACTTTGAGAAACTGTCAGAGCTTGTGGATCTGGATATCAGCAATCTAAGCTTGCAAGGGTTGCCTGAGACCTTATCCCAGCTCTTTCCACACCTAGAAAGACTGTCTGTTGCGGAAAACCCTTTCAACTGCCTTTGCAATCTGGCTTGGTTTCCTAGTTGGCTGCGAAACAAGAAAATTCAGTTGGGTAGGACGGAAGAGACACGCTGCCACTTTCCTCCTTTTAATTCCGGGAAGGTGCTGGAGAGACTAGGGCACAGAGAATTCGGATGTCCGATTACCACAACTGTTACGACTCGGACAGTAAAGAGCACTGCAGTACCGCCAGCTCCGGTTACCAGTTTACCAAGTACAACTCATGCAGTTCTCCCTGCCAAACCTAGTGATAACCCCTCTACAAAAACCAATGATGACCCTCCGCCTCCCACCCCTAGTACTAGTATTGACCCAGATCTAAGATCAATCTTCTGCCCAACCAATATCTGCCTAAATGGAGGAACATGTTGGCTTGACAACGAAGCAAACTTTGAGTGTATTTGTCAACCGGGAACATCAGGGACATACTGCCAAGAGGTGGAAAACCTACCGCCCAATGACTTCCCTACAATAATCGGCACAATGGAACCTGAAATAACAGCAACATTTGTAACTAGCTCCTCTATTCTTTTGGACCTTCACCGCTACATTGATAGGAGGCCACACATCCGTGGCGTAAAGTTAACCTACAAAAACCTTTCTGGACTGGATAAACGTCCCATTCAGATCACCGTTCCACCTACCTACCCGGAGTACACGCTGCGTGGACTTCATCCAAACTCTACATATTCTGTATGTGCCAGTCCAATGGGTGAACCTGGGAGTGTGGATCGTGTATGCACAGAGGCCCAGACGGTCAGTCAGCAGCCAACTCCCACTGGAGCACGACAGGTGGACCCAAAGCTCACTACGATGCTCATCCCTGCAGTCGCCATCCTTCTTCTGCTAGTCCTAATCGCTGTGGCTGTTGGGGTAGCCTGCTACATGCACAAAAAGAAATCAAAGGGACACCCGGACTTAGAATGTGATCCATCACAGCTGGAGCTGGAGGGTATGGACAATGGGGCACTACCCCAAAAGCTAGAGATTATCTCCTGTCCGTCTACAGCGCAGAATGGCGGCTTGGACTATGAGGTGCCCTTAATGCAAGATCACTGTACTGCAAACAACAACATGAACAGTTTAAAACCCTTGTATTTCTGA